A stretch of the Candidatus Omnitrophota bacterium genome encodes the following:
- a CDS encoding NGG1p interacting factor NIF3, with protein sequence MKLKDFYDSAVIEGIRRDPRGEKGVRDFLLSVKKEYDALGPSGKDNFDMERLANPYADTRILFGKPGQEIKNILAGIDMESQEILFAEMLKSKGKAIDMVLSHHPEGFALSALHKVMDVQLDLLENVGVSRKKAKKLLDERIEEVSRRTHSANIMRPVDTAAILGIPFMCAHTVADNCVSEYLQNLISKNKPKTVQAIVDLISEEPEYKYAIKTGTGPRLILGKLSNPCGKVIVEMTGGTGGSKKIFPELVKAGVKTIISMHMSEDNFKKAKKHKLNILIAGHISSDSLGLNILLDSITRGQEINIIPCSGFIRVKR encoded by the coding sequence TTGAAGTTAAAGGATTTTTATGACAGTGCCGTTATTGAAGGTATAAGGCGTGACCCGCGGGGCGAAAAAGGCGTCAGGGATTTTTTATTGTCCGTTAAAAAAGAATACGACGCGCTGGGGCCTTCCGGTAAGGATAACTTTGACATGGAAAGGCTTGCCAACCCTTACGCGGATACCAGGATATTATTTGGCAAACCCGGCCAGGAGATAAAAAATATCCTTGCGGGAATTGATATGGAATCCCAGGAGATACTGTTTGCCGAAATGCTTAAAAGCAAAGGCAAGGCTATAGATATGGTACTTTCTCATCATCCCGAAGGTTTTGCTTTGTCGGCATTGCATAAGGTTATGGATGTTCAGCTTGACCTGTTAGAGAATGTGGGTGTATCCAGAAAAAAGGCTAAGAAGTTACTTGATGAAAGGATAGAAGAAGTCAGCAGGCGGACTCATTCCGCTAATATTATGCGCCCTGTGGATACAGCGGCGATTTTAGGCATTCCTTTTATGTGCGCTCATACCGTTGCCGATAACTGCGTATCGGAGTATCTCCAGAACCTGATCTCTAAAAACAAGCCAAAGACCGTCCAGGCTATTGTTGATCTCATATCGGAAGAGCCTGAATACAAATACGCTATAAAAACCGGCACCGGGCCGCGTCTTATACTAGGCAAGCTGTCAAACCCCTGCGGAAAGGTAATTGTGGAGATGACAGGCGGCACAGGCGGCTCAAAAAAAATATTTCCGGAGCTTGTTAAAGCCGGCGTTAAGACCATAATCTCTATGCACATGAGCGAGGACAATTTTAAGAAGGCTAAAAAGCACAAACTGAATATCCTTATCGCGGGCCATATTTCAAGCGACAGCCTTGGTCTTAATATACTCCTTGATTCCATAACCCGCGGCCAGGAGATAAATATTATCCCATGTTCAGGTTTTATAAGGGTAAAAAGATAG
- a CDS encoding CvpA family protein: MDILKSINWLDIIVLIVTLRAVYMGVKLGLTAELFNFFGILASLICGVMWYSRTADVLVMNFKLPVWLSQFLCFIVIVQLIRLIFKYGFALLLKIMNVQFIPQLERLGGGVIGFGRGVILSGMIVAALGLIPSDYLKDAIEEKSFTGRFLVKTVESAYVSLTFWLPEETSGTAIFDLAERND; encoded by the coding sequence ATGGATATATTAAAAAGTATTAATTGGCTTGACATAATAGTGCTGATTGTGACCTTGAGGGCTGTGTATATGGGGGTCAAACTTGGCCTTACCGCGGAATTGTTCAATTTTTTTGGCATCTTAGCAAGCCTTATCTGCGGGGTAATGTGGTATAGCCGGACGGCGGACGTCCTTGTTATGAATTTTAAATTGCCTGTCTGGCTTTCGCAATTTTTATGTTTTATTGTGATTGTTCAGCTCATCAGGCTGATATTCAAATACGGTTTCGCGTTATTGTTAAAAATAATGAATGTGCAGTTTATACCGCAGCTTGAAAGGTTAGGCGGCGGAGTGATAGGTTTTGGCAGGGGAGTAATATTGTCGGGCATGATTGTAGCGGCCTTAGGACTTATTCCAAGCGATTATTTGAAAGATGCGATAGAAGAAAAATCCTTCACAGGCAGGTTCCTGGTCAAAACTGTTGAAAGCGCGTATGTATCCCTTACATTTTGGCTGCCTGAAGAGACCTCGGGTACCGCGATATTTGATCTCGCCGAAAGAAACGACTAA
- a CDS encoding HD domain-containing protein, whose protein sequence is MCYYKLHYIAGSVFTLLITLLLGSLIYFRGRRGEVVRSYYLLMLSIAEFSLCTLLFCLFNDKDYTLFFARASYIGVSFVPIFYFHFIIKLMGLTEKIKRVLSAGYILAVIFSGLSFSPLIVKSISFKLGLNFNDPGVLHPVFMLFFAGFPAYAHYLMGRSIGRLSDIGKRQMKYVTIAGICGLSGGSLMFFTVYGVSIPIIGPMALYFVALANLFVAIATYVVRLMGVEVIRRRTLIFSILYGASVGSFVAFVFILQRHLSASFNVNRWILPVAAVFILTVFIRPLEKFLAGFTDAFLYQRGYDYMLVLRNVAKGMTLITDTRKLLNLMVRFISKEVRITGSSAYIFNKTLNSYIREVRRGFKGQQTLERVDADNPLVKWLMEKREPISYESVLSWIQGDRIFPQRIILKKTLDHIRVTMEKTGAVLCVPSFLRGQMIGFIVLGPKLSGNIYTSDDFSLLSTLANNAAIAFENARMYEELTERIYKLDALYKEEHALFLDAASAFSFAIDSKDGYTYAHTRRLSNYAMATAKELEKLLPYINFNDSFYETLHIASLLHDVGKIGIPDRILKKRSALTDEEKEKFKEHVTIGQNILKPIKEIGDSFDVIRHHHENFDGTGYPDGLKGNAIPMASRIIAVCNGFDIMTSTYLEGEPVTRQQAIEKLKEKSGSFFDPVIVDAFIAAYANKEYAGFFLDIPTDSVKNRTF, encoded by the coding sequence ATGTGTTATTACAAGCTGCATTATATAGCAGGTTCCGTGTTTACGCTTCTTATTACCCTTCTGCTGGGAAGCCTGATCTATTTTAGAGGCAGAAGGGGCGAGGTTGTGAGAAGTTACTACCTGTTAATGCTTTCCATCGCGGAATTTTCATTGTGCACTTTATTGTTCTGCTTGTTTAATGATAAAGACTATACCCTGTTTTTCGCCAGGGCCTCTTATATAGGGGTTTCCTTTGTGCCCATATTTTATTTTCATTTTATTATAAAACTTATGGGGTTGACAGAAAAGATCAAAAGGGTCCTGTCTGCCGGTTATATTCTGGCGGTTATTTTTTCCGGGTTGAGTTTTTCACCGTTAATCGTTAAAAGTATATCGTTCAAGCTGGGCCTGAATTTTAATGATCCCGGCGTGCTTCATCCCGTATTTATGTTGTTTTTTGCCGGGTTCCCCGCTTACGCGCATTATCTCATGGGCAGGTCTATCGGCAGGTTAAGCGATATAGGCAAACGCCAAATGAAGTATGTCACGATAGCCGGCATATGCGGCCTAAGCGGCGGCAGTTTAATGTTTTTTACGGTTTACGGTGTATCTATTCCCATAATAGGGCCTATGGCCTTATACTTTGTCGCTCTTGCCAATCTCTTTGTTGCTATAGCAACGTATGTGGTACGCCTTATGGGTGTTGAGGTCATAAGGAGAAGGACGCTGATATTTTCAATTCTCTATGGAGCGAGTGTCGGCAGTTTTGTAGCGTTTGTTTTTATCCTGCAAAGACATTTATCAGCTTCTTTTAATGTGAACAGATGGATACTGCCTGTGGCCGCGGTTTTTATTTTGACAGTTTTTATAAGGCCGTTAGAAAAATTTCTTGCCGGATTTACCGACGCGTTTTTATACCAGCGCGGATACGACTATATGCTGGTTTTAAGAAACGTCGCCAAAGGTATGACGCTTATAACCGATACAAGAAAACTCCTGAACCTTATGGTAAGGTTTATATCAAAAGAAGTAAGGATAACCGGCAGTTCGGCTTATATTTTCAATAAAACGCTGAATTCATATATCAGGGAAGTCCGCAGAGGTTTTAAAGGCCAGCAGACCCTGGAAAGAGTGGATGCCGACAACCCTCTTGTTAAATGGCTTATGGAAAAAAGAGAGCCTATAAGTTATGAAAGTGTTTTAAGCTGGATCCAGGGCGACAGGATTTTTCCGCAGAGGATTATTCTTAAAAAGACTCTTGACCATATCCGGGTGACCATGGAAAAGACCGGTGCCGTATTATGCGTTCCGAGTTTTTTAAGAGGCCAGATGATCGGTTTTATAGTGCTTGGCCCTAAGCTATCGGGCAATATCTATACGAGCGATGATTTTTCACTTTTATCCACCCTGGCCAATAATGCGGCTATTGCCTTTGAGAACGCGCGCATGTATGAAGAGCTTACGGAAAGAATATATAAATTAGACGCTTTATATAAAGAAGAGCACGCGTTGTTTTTGGACGCGGCCTCGGCATTTAGCTTTGCTATTGATTCCAAGGACGGGTATACCTATGCCCATACCCGCAGATTAAGCAATTACGCGATGGCTACGGCCAAGGAACTTGAAAAACTTTTGCCGTATATTAACTTTAATGATTCTTTTTACGAGACGCTTCATATCGCGTCACTTTTACATGATGTGGGCAAGATAGGTATACCGGACAGGATACTAAAAAAACGTTCGGCCCTGACAGACGAAGAAAAGGAAAAATTCAAAGAGCATGTTACTATAGGCCAAAATATCTTAAAGCCCATTAAAGAAATAGGAGACAGCTTTGATGTTATACGGCACCATCATGAAAACTTTGACGGCACAGGCTATCCCGACGGATTAAAAGGCAATGCTATACCCATGGCGTCCCGCATTATAGCGGTTTGCAATGGCTTTGACATTATGACTTCAACCTATCTGGAAGGCGAGCCTGTTACCAGACAGCAGGCCATAGAAAAGCTTAAGGAAAAAAGCGGGAGCTTTTTTGACCCCGTGATAGTTGACGCTTTTATTGCCGCTTATGCAAACAAGGAATATGCCGGATTTTTTCTTGATATACCCACTGATAGCGTTAAAAACCGGACATTTTAA